The window CCGTTTCCGCGGGCTTATTTCATCGTCGGGATGACGAAGCTCTGGTCGATCACCGCGCCGCCGTCGGGCCAGCGCTGCGTGATCTTCTTGGTGCGGGTGTAGAAGCGCACGCCGTCCATGCCATATTGGTCGAGATCGCCGAAGCCCGACCGCTTCCAGCCGCCGAAGCTGTGATAGGCGACCGGCACCGGGATCGGCACGTTGATGCCGACCATGCCGACCTCGACATCGGCGGCGAACTTGCGGGCATAATCGCCGTTGCGGGTGAAGATGGCGACGCCGTTGCCATATTGATGCTTCGAGGGATAGCTCAGCGCCTCCTCGAAGCTCTGGGCGCGCAGGATCTGGAGCACGGGGCCGAAAATCTCGTCCTGATAGCTTTTCATTTCCGGCGTCACCCGGTCGATCAGCGTCGGGGCGAGGTAGAAGCCCTCCTCATAGCCCTGGAGCGAGAAGCCGCGACCGTCGACCACGATTTCCGCGCCTTCGTCGGCGGCCATCTGGATATAGCTTTCCACCCGCGCCTTGTGGACGCCGGTGACCAGCGGACCATATTGCGCGTCCGGATCGGTCGGGATGCCGGGGCGCAGCGTCTCGATGGCGTCCAGCAGCTTGGCGCGGAAGGCGTCGGCGGTCGCTTCGCCCACCGGCACGACGACCGGCAGCGCCATGCAGCGTTCGCCCGCAGAGCCATAGGCCGCGCCGACGATGTCGGCCACCGCCTGGTCCATGTCGGCGTCGGGCAGGATGATGCCGTGATTCTTCGCGCCGCCCATCGCCTGGACGCGCTTGCCGTTCTGGGCGCCGCGGGCATAGACGTAATTGGCGATGTCGGACGATCCGACGAAGCTGACCGCCTTGATGGCCGGATGGTCGAGGATGGCGTCGACCATTTCCTTGTCGCCGTGGACGACGTTCAGGATGCCCGCCGGAATGCCCGCCTGGATCGCCAGTTCAGCCAGGCGCACCGGGACGGAGGGATCGCGTTCCGAGGGTTTCAGGATGAAGGCGTTGCCGCAGGCGATGGCCATGGCGCTCATCCAGAGGGGGATCATCGCGGGGAAGTTGAAGGGGGTGATGCCCGCAGCGATGCCCAGCGGCTGGCGCATCGAATAGACGTCGATGCCGGGGCCTGCGCCCTGGGTATATTCGCCCTTCAGCAGATGGGGGATGCCGCAGGCGAATTCGACGACTTCCAGGCCGCGCTGGATGTCGCCCTTCGCGTCGGCCAGCACCTTGCCATGTTCGGAGGAGAGCAGCAGGGCCAGTTCGTCCATATTCTGTTCGATCAGTTCCTTGAAGCGGAACATGACGCGGGCGCGGCGCTGGGGGTTGGTCGCGGCCCATTCGGGCTGGGCGGAAAGGGCGGAGTCGACCGCCTTCTGAAGATGGGCGGCGGTGGCGAGTTCCACCTGGGCCTGGACCGCGCCGGTGGCGGGGTTGAGGATGTCGGACAGGCGGGCGCCGGGTTGGGGGGCGGATTGTCCATGAATGAAATGGTGAACTGAACGCATTTTTCCGGTTCCTCTCCTGCCGGTGGGATGGGGTGGATATAGACGGGCCGGCTTTGCAGATATACATGTATGTCGACACATTGGTTGTGCGGATTTGCCTATGCTGAACTCGGACGAACTGCGGCTGTTCCTGGCGGTGATGCGGGAGGGCAATATGCTGGCCGCGGCCCGGCGCGTTGGGGTGGATCATAGCACGGTCGCCCGCCGCCTGACCAATATGGAGGCGACATTGGGCGCGCGGCTGTTCGACCGCAGCCCGCGCGGGGTGACGCCGACGCCCGCCGCCTTCGCTCTGGTGTCCCATGCCGAGCGGATCGAGAGCGAATTGCTGGCCGCGCTGAGCAGCGTCGCCGGGCGCGACCGGGAGGTGGAGGGGACGGTGCGGCTCGCCACGCCGGAAGCCTTCGCCAGCCATCTGATCGCGCCCCGGGTGGCGGCGTTGCGGGAGCGGCATCCGCGCCTGACGCTGGAACTGGCGTCCGAAAGCAAGGCGGCCAGCCTGTCGCGGCGGGAGGCGGAGATCGCCGTGATGCTGAAACCGCCGCCCAAGGGGCGGTTCGTGACCCGCAAGCTGGCCGATTATCGGCTGGGCCTCTATGCGTCCAAGGCCTATCTGGAGCGGGAGGGGCGGCCCTCCCTGCGCGCCGACCTCAGCCGTCATGTCTTCGTTTCCTATATCGAGGAACTGGCCGGGTTCGCCGAGATGATCGCGCTGGACCAGTTGCTGCCCGGCGCGGCCATCGTCTTTCGCGCCAGTTCCAGCGCGGCGCAGCATGCGGCGGTGGCGGCGGGGATGGGGCTGGGCGTGCTGCATGTCTTCGCGGCGGCGGAGGATGAGCGGCTGGTGCAGATCTTCCCGGAGTCGATGGAAGTGTGGCGCAGCTATTGGCTGGTCATGCATGCGGATTTGCAGAGATTGCCGCGTGTGCGGGCGGCGGCGGATTTTCTGGATGAGGTGATGCGGGGGGTTCGGGAGCGGTTGTAGGTTGACGGGAGGGGGCTTTAGCGCCCTTTGGGCGCTCCCCTCCACCACCGCCTTTGGCGGCGGTCCCCCTCCCCATCTTTGATGGGGAGGATTGGGTTGCAGGAACCGGGCTTTGGTTCTGTGGGTTTGCCTTGCAGGACAATGGTGGAGAGGGAAGCAATCGTGGCGACATTGGTCGAAGACAGGACGGCGCTCGCCTTTCGGGAGTTTTTCCGGAATCCGCTGGCGGTCGGGTCCGCCTTTCCGGCGTCGCATTTTCTGGTCGACGCCATGCTGGGGCCGGTCGACTGGAGCCGGATGGAGCGGGTGATCGAATATGGGCCGGGCACCGGCATCTTCACCCGCGCCCTGCTGGACCGGCTGCCGGGGCATGCGCGGTTGCTGGCCATCGACACCAGCCAGGCCTTTATCGGTCATCTGCGCGGGGAGATGCGGGACAGGCGGCTGGTCGCGGTGACGGGGTCCGCCGACGGCGTGCTGGAGATCATGGCGGCGCAGGGGTGGTACAGGGCGGATTGCATCCTGTCCGGACTGCCCTTTTCGACGCTGGCGCCGGAGCGGGCGGAGCGGCTGATGGAGGCGAGCGCCTGCGCGTTGCGGCCGGAGGGGAAGTTCCTGGCCTATCAGATGCGCAGGGCGGTGAGGCCGTTGCTGGAGCGGCGTTTCGAAGAGGTCAGGGCGGGGTTCGAGTGGCGGAACTTGCCGCCTTGTCATCTTTATTGGGCTTCGGGGCCTGGGTGATTGGGGGCATTCCTCCCCATCGGGAGATGGGAAGGGGCGAAACCTGCGCAATTCCCCTCCACCACCGCCTTCGGCGGCGGTCCCCCTCCCCATCTGCGATGGGGAGGAATTTCAGGTTAGGTCCGCTATCAGGTGCAGCACTTTGTCGGCGTGGTCTTTGCGGCAGATGAGCAGGTCGGGGAGGTAGACGTCGCGCTGGTTGTAGATCAGCGGGGCGCCGTCGATGCGGGAGCAGTGGAGGCCGTGGGCCTGGGCCACGGCGACCGGGGCCAGGCTGTCCCATTCATATTGGCCGCCGCTGTGCAGGTAGATGTCGGCCTGGCCCAATATCACCGCCATCGCCTTGGCCCCCGCCGATCCCATCGGCATCAGTTCGGCGTCGAGGCGTTCGGCCACCGCGACCGCCTCCTTGGCGGGGCGGGTGCGGGATATGACCATGCGCAGCTTTTCCGGCGCGGGCGGGACGGGGACCGGGCGGTCCGAGCGCAGCAAGGTGCCTCCATTCAGGCCGGGCAGCGCGACCGCGCCCGCCGCCGGGACGCCGTCTATGGCGAGGCCGACATGCACGGCCCAGTCGGCCCGCGCCTCGCCATATTCGCGGGTGCCGTCGACCGGGTCGACGATCCAGACCCGGCCTTTGGTCAGGCGCGCCTCATCGTCCTTCTCCTCCTCCGACAGCAGGCCGTCTTCGGGCCGCGTTTCCCGCAGGGCGCGGCAGAGGAACTGGTTGGCGGTCTGGTCGCCCGCCTTGCCCAGCGCGGCGGGGCCGAACAGGCCGCTTTCCCGCACATTGACCAATATGCGTCCGGCCACCTCGGCCAGATGCGCGGCCAGTTCGGCGTCGGTCATGGTTTTGGCCGGTCCGCTCATGGAATGATCCGGGCGACGATGGCCTCTGCCGCCTGTTCGGCGGTCATGGCGGTGGTGTCGATGCGGATTTCCGGGTCTTCGGGCGCTTCATAGGGGCTGTCGATGCCGGTGAAATTCTTGAGTTCGCCGGAACGCGCCTTCTTGTAGAGGCCCTTGACGTCGCGGGCCTCCGCATCGGCGAGGGGGGTGTCGATATGCACTTCGATGAACTCGCCGGGCTGCATCATCTGGCGCACCATCTCCCGCTCGGCGCGGAAGGGGGAGATGAAGGCGGTGATGACGATCAGGCCCGCGTCGGTCATCAGCTTCGCCACCTCGCCCACGCGGCGGATATTTTCCACCCGGTCGGCGTCGGTGAAGCCCAGATCCTTGTTGAGGCCGTGGCGCACATTGTCGCCGTCCAGCAGGAAAGTGTGGCGGTTCATCCGCGCCAGCTTCTTTTCCACCAGATTGGCGATGGTCGACTTGCCCGCGCCCGACAGCCCGGTGAACCACAGCACGGCGGGCTTCTGGTTCTTCAAGGCCGCGTGGAAGTCGCGGCTGACGTCGGTCGCCTGCCAATGGACATTCTGCGCCCGGCGCAGGCTGAAATGCAGCATGCCCGCCGCGACCGTGGCGTTGCTGATCTTGTCGATCAGGATGAAGCCGCCCAGCGCGCGGTTCTGCGCATAGGGTTCGAACACGATCTGGCGGTCGGTCGACAGGTTGGCGACGCCGATGGCGTTCAGTTCCAGCGTCTTCGCCGCCAGATGCTCCATCGTGTTGACGTTGACCTGATATTTGGGCTGCTGCACCGTGGCGGTGACGGTCTGCGTGCCGATCTTCAGCCAATAGGGGCGGCCGGGCAGCATGTCCTCATCCGCCATCCAGACGATGGTCGCCTCGAACTGGTCGGCGGACTGGGGCGGATTGTCCGACGCGGCGATCACGTCGCCGCGCGAGCAGTCGACCTCGTCCGCGAAGCAGAGGGTGATCGACTGGCCCGCGACGGCCTGTTCCAGATCGCCGTCAAGCATGACTATGCGGCTGACCGTGCTGGTCTTGCCCGACGGCAGGACGCGGATCGGGTCGCCGACGCGGACCGTGCCGGTCGCGATCTGGCCGGAAAAGCCGCGAAAGTCGAGATTGGGGCGGTTGACCCACTGCACCGCCATGCGGAAGGGCTTTTCCCGGTCGGAGACCTGGTCGACCTCCACCGTCTCCAGATGCTCCATCAGCGCCGGCCCCTTGTACCAGGGGGTGTTGGCGCTGAGGCCGGTGATATTGTCGCCCCTGAACCCCGAAATCGGGATCGGGGTGAAGGCCTTTATGCCGATGCCGTTGGCGAATTCGGCATAATCCTTGACGATGCCGTCATAGACCGCCTGGTCATAGTCGACCAGGTCCATCTTGTTCACCGCCAGCACGATGTTGCGGATGCCGATCAGGTGGGCGAGATAGCTGTGGCGGCGGGTCTGGGTCAGCACGCCCTTGCGCGCGTCGATCAGGATGACGGCAAGGTCGGCGGTCGACGCGCCCGTCACCATGTTGCGCGTATATTGTTCGTGGCCGGGCGTGTCGGCGACGATGAACTTGCGCTTTTCCGTCGCGAAGAAGCGATAGGCGACGTCGATGGTGATGCCCTGTTCGCGTTCCGCGGCGAGGCCGTCGACGAGGAGGGCAAAGTCGATTTCCTGACCCTGGGTGCCGACGCGCCTGCTGTCGGCTTCGAGGGCGGCAAGCTGATCCTCGAAGATCATCTTGCTGTCGTAGAGCAGGCGGCCGATCAGCGTCGACTTGCCGTCGTCCACCGACCCGCAGGTGATGAAGCGCAGCATCGTCTTGTGCTGGTGCACCTCCAGATAGCGGTCAATGTCCTCCGCGATCAGGGCGTCGGTCTTGTAGATGGGGTCGTCGGTCTTGGTGAGCGTATCGGTCATGTCGCTACCTCGTCATCCCAGCGAAGGCTGGGATCTCGTTGATCTGGGTCGAAGGGTTCGGTCTGCGAGAGGGTCTGCCATGGGGCCTGAGATCCCAGCCTTCGCTGGGATGACGGCTGTGGGCGACGGCGCGTCAGAAATAGCCCTCCTGCTTCTTCTTCTCCATCCCCGCGCCGCCGGCATCCTTGTCGATGGCGCGGCCCTGGCGTTCCGACGTGGTGGTGAGCAGGGTTTCCTGGATGACCTCCGGCAGCGTCTTGGCCGCGCTTTCCACCGCGCCGGTCAGCGGGTAGCAGCCCAAGGTGCGGAAGCGGATGGAGCGCATCACCGGCTCCTCGCCCGGTTTCAGCGGGAAGCGTTCGTCGTCGACCATCAGCAGCATGCCGTCGCGCTCCACCGTCGGGCGTTCCTCCGCGAAATAGAGGGGGACGATGGGGACGTCGTTCAGGTGGATATATTGCCAGATGTCCAGTTCGGTCCAGTTGCTGATCGGGAAGACGCGGATGCTCTCCCCCTTGTTCTTGCGGGCATTGTAGAGGTTCCACAGTTCCGGGCGCTGGTTCTTGGGATCCCAGCCGTGGCTGGCGGTGCGGAAGGAGAAGATGCGCTCCTTCGCCCGGCTCTTTTCCTCGTCGCGGCGGGCGCCGCCGAAGGCCGCGTCGAAGCCGTAGAGGTTGAGCGCCTGCTTCAGCCCCTCCGTCTTCCACATGTCGGTGTGCAGCGGGCCGTGGTCGAACGGGTTGATGCCGCGTTCCTGCGCTTCGGGATTCCGGTAGACCAGCAGTTCCATGCCCGACTCCCGCGCCATGCGGTCGCGCAGGTCGTACATCGCCCGGAATTTCCAGGTGGTGTCGACATGCAGCAGCGGGAAGGGCGGGGGCGAGGGGTAGAAGGCCTTGCGCGCCAGATGCAGCATCACCGCCGAATCCTTGCCCACGCTGTAGAGCATGACGGGCTTTTCGGCCTCCGCCACGACTTCCCGCAGGATGTGGATGCTCTCCGCCTCCAGACGTTCCAGATGGGTCAGCCTTTTCGAATCGATCATCGTTCACCGCCTTGTTTCGTGGCGGCCTGATGGCAGAAGGCGGCGGGGGCTGGACCTCCCATATGGGAGGATATACATATTAGTCATGCGACTGGACGACGGCGGATTATTGGCGGCTCTCCATGAGGGTATGTTCGAGCAACCCCTTTGGCACGGGTTCCTGGAAAAGCTGCGGGCGCGGACCGGGGCGGCCTATGCCGGGCTGGCGTTCCGGCCCATCGATGAGGAAAGGATCGTGGAACTGCATGCCGGGCCGGCGGGGCCGCTGCATCCGGACCGGCTGTTCAACGAGAAGCAGGGGCGAGATCCGCCGCCCTACCGGCGGATGCGGGAGGCGCGGGTCTATACGCTGGACGAGCTGATCGAGCCGAAGGATGCGGCGCTGCAATCCTATCGCCGGGAATGGCTGGACCCGTTGCGCATCACCGCCTTCCGGTCGGTGCGCGTCGCGGAGGCGAGCGGCATGGACGCCTGGCTGAGTTGCGCGGGCGGGCGGGAGGTGGGACCGGCGGTCGGCGCGCTGCTGACCGCGCTGGTGCCGCATCTGCGCATCGCGCTGCGCAGCTTCGTCGCGTTCGAGCGGGAGAAATTCCGGTCGTCGGTGACTTCGGAGGCGTTCGGGCGGCTCAATTCGGGCTGGCTGACGCTGGATGCGCGGTGCCGCATCGTCGACATGACGGCGCATCTGGAGCCGCTCTTCCAGCGGTCGAGCGTGTTGCGGCGGGGGCGGTACGACCGGCTGATGCCCGCTTCCCCGGCGGTGGACCGGGAACTGACCGCGCTGGTCAAGCGCTTCGCCGAGGATGCGGAGGCGCGGCCCAAGGCGATCAACCTCAGCCGCGATCCGATGATCGACATGCTGGTGCGGCCGATCCAGGACCGATCCCCCTCGGTCCAGTCGCCGCCCGTCGCCATCGCCTATATCAGCGGCGACCGATGGTCGCAGGCGGACAGGTGCGGGCAGTTGGTCGACCTGTTCGGCCTGCTGCCCAGCGAGGCGCGGCTGGCATGGGCCATCGCGCAGGGCATGTCCATCGGGGAGGCGGCGGACGATCTGGGGCTGACGGTGGAGACGGCGCGGAATTATTCGAAGAAGATCTACGCCAAGACCGGGGCGCGGGGGCAGGCGGAACTGGTGCGGAATATTCTGACGAGCGTGCTGGCTTTGGCTTGATGAGGTTTGGCTATGGCCATGGAACGATATGTGCTCCTGCCTTCGCAGGAGCACGTAGGTTCTTTACCGGCAGGTTTCGCTGCGGATCTTCTTCCGGTCGCAGGGGATGAAATGGCAGGGGGCGTTCTTGTCGTCCGGGGCGGGCTTGCGTTGCCAGGGGGGCGTCCAGCCGGGAGGGACGGAGCCGCAATACCAGGGGCTTTGGGCGGCGGCTGCCGGTGGCTGGACGGCGGTCAGCGGGATGATGGCGAGCAATGCCAGCGCGCTAGACCGCATGGCTGAAGCGCCTTTCCGCCGGTTCCATATAGGCGTCGAAGCAGGCGGCGATGCTGCGGGAATAGGGCAGGGCGTCCCGCGTCAGGGCGACGCGGCCTTCGCTCAGGCGGACGAGGCCTAGGCGTTCGAAGCGGCTGAGGTCGGGTAGGGGGTGCGCCGTGCCGACATGCGCCTCTCCCTGGCAGAGCAGGGCTTCGATGATGCGGCTGCGGCGGCGATCCTCCGGCGTGCGGAGCGTGCCGCGGGCGGCGGTCAATCGCCCGGCGTCGGCCAGGGCGCGCCAGGGGCCTGCCTGTTTCTCATTCTGGACGATGAGGTCGGGGAACTGGCTGATCGCGCTGGCGCCAAGGCCCAGCAATATGTCCGCCGGATCGTCGGTGAAGCCCTGGAAATTGCGGCGCAGGCGGCCTTCGCGGGCGGCGCGGGCCATGGCGTCTTCGGGCAGGGCGAAATGGTCGAAGCCGATGGCTTCATAGCCCGCGCCGGTCAGCGTTTCATGACCCTGCGCCGCCATGGCGAAGCGGGCGGCGAGATCGGGCAAATCGCCGGCGTCGATGCGGCGCTGGCGGGGCAGCAGGCGCGGCATATGGGCATAGCCGAACAGGGCGATGCGGGCGGGGTGCATGGCGATGGTCGCCTCCAGCGTGGCGGCGAGGTCGTCCTGCGTCTGGCCGGGCAGGCCGTACATCAGGTCGAAGCCGGTCGCGATCCCGGCGGCGCGCAACTGGCCGACGGCGCGCTCCACCATGTCGAGCGGCTGGATGCGGCCGATCCGCGCTTGGACATGGGGGGTGAAGGTCTGGACGCCCAGGTTCACGCGGTCGACGCCCATCGCGGCCATGGTCGAAATCCATTGGCCGTCGAGGCGGCGGGGATCGAGTTCGACCGACAATTCGGCATGATGCGCCTCGAAGCAGAGCAGCAATTGCTGGAGCAGGCGGACGAAATCGACCAGCGGCAGGCTGTTGGGACTGCCGCCGCCAAAGGCGATGCGCCGCACCCGGCCGCGTCCGTTCAGCCGGGCGGCGAGGGTCGCGATTTCCCGCTCCAGCGATTCGACATAGGCGGCGAGACGCTGGACCCGGTTGGCCGCGCCAGTGTTGCAGCCGCAATACCAGCATATGTCGTGACAATAGGGAAAGTGGACGTAGAGGGAGAGGGCGCCGTCCCTTTTCACCCCTTTCACCCCGGCCACCGCATCCAGCCGGGCCGCCAGCTCCGCCGCGCCGACATCGCCGCCGAACTGCGCGGCGGTGGGATAGCTGGTGTAGCGCGGCACGGGCCGGTCGAGCAGGTCGGGATGATAGGTCCACATGGTCCTGGACTCAGGCCGGTCTTGCCGGTTCGGAAGAAATCGCGACGGACATGCTGGCTTGCTCCGGCCAAAATCTGACTATGCTGGAGCCGTCGCCGGCCCTCATCGCCGAACTGTGTAGGACAGTGAGCGCGCACGCATCTTGATTTATCTCAATCGGGTTCGAATTTCGTCGACCCCGCTGGGCGTGAGTTCTAGGCTGTATCGACATTCAGAAGATGGCGAGCCGAAAATGGTGATTTTCCGTGACCCGGCGCGCAGCCTACTCAAAGTAGGTGAGCACCGGAAGCACGGAAAAACGTCATTTGCAGGCCGTCAGGGCTGAATGTCGATACAGCCTAACGGGAAGGGGGCGGGCGGCCGGAAGATCGTTCGGACCGGACAGTCCTTCCCATCCCTTCGGCAGGACAACTACCTTCTTCCCCCGCATTCCGTCCAAGCATGCTTGCCGCGATGTGGATTCGCGTCATCCGCATGGGGAATTTCCGTTTTCATTGCCGGATTTACGGTGAATGACCGCAATTCATATATCGAATGTCATAGTATTTTTCCGGAAGATGGCAGGAGAAGGCGGGTTTTTGGCTGGCGCGCCCCTGATTTGGATGGGTTCCGCCGGTTCCAATCCACTATCCGAATGACTGCCATTCAGCCAAAGACCTCGAATCGCCGGGCCGACGTGATACGGAATTTGAATGAAGGTCATTCGGCGGAACAATAAGTTGATGAACATGCGGGTCTTTCGACCCGATGACGGCGGTAAACCGCTGAACGGGGCGGCTCTCCCTGGAGGTCGCCCCATCCCTTGCTGCGCCTGATCCGGAAGAATCCCGGCCTCGCGTCTAGAGGCCGGGCACGTTTTAATGTTGGAGAGAGTCAAGAGTGATGAACAAGTTAAATATCTTCAGTGCCGGAATTTGCCTCATCGGCCTGGGGATCGCATTTCCCGCCTACGCCACGGACGGATATTATCTCACCGGCGCCAATGCGCGGGCCACGGGCATGGGCGGCGTCGGCATCGCTCTGCCCCAGGGACCGGAAGCGGCGACGATCAACCCGGCCGGCGCGACCTTCGTCGACAATGGTTTCGAGATCGGCGCCCAGCTTTTCATCCTGAACACCCGCACCACGGACCTGTTCTTCCCCGGCAATGACGTGAAAGGCCATCAATATCAGCCGATTCCCGACTTCGGCGTCAACTATCACCTGAACGACAAGGTGACGATCGCCGTCACTTCTTTCGGCGGAGGATTGGGCCAGAGCTACAACAAGCCCTTCGTGCCGGGCATGGGCTTTTCGAAGGAACGCGCCAATTTCATCCAGGCGGGCATCGCGCCGACCATCGCGTTTAAACTGCGTGACAATCTTTCCATCGGCGTGGGCCTAGGCGTGGTCAACGAGTTCTTCCGGGCCAGGGGCGTCATCGTGCCGACGCCCCAGGGACCGGCGCAATTGCCGAACCATGGCTGGAGCCATGCCTTCGGCGTCGGCGGCAGGTTCGGCATCCTGTGGAAGCCGGTTCCCGCCGTGGGCCTGGGCGCGACCTATTTCACCAAGGTGCACATGTCCAACCTCAAGGGCTATGAGGACGACCTGCTCGCCGGCCTGGGCGGGAGCATAGACACGCCCGAGCAGTTCGGCGCCGGCGTCTCGGTCAAGCCGAACGATCGCCTGACGCTGGGCTTCGACGTGATCCGGACCAACTGGAGCGGCGTCAAGGCCTTCAGCGAGCAGGCGGGCTTCGGCTGGCGCGATCACACCACCTTCAAGCTCGGCGTGGCCTATGGCCTGATGCCGGGGCTGACGGTTCGCGCAGGCACCAGCCTTGCCAAGCGGCATTTCGGCAGCGAATTCGTCCTGGCGAACGTCAATACTCCGGGCACGTCGTCCAAATCGCTGACCTTCGGCTTCACCAAGCGGCTGGGCGAGAAGGACGAGCTTACGTTCAGCGCGGACTATGAATTGAACGGCAAGGTGGTCGGGACGGGCCACAGCGCGGGGACGGTGATCCGTTCGCGCTATGGGTTCACCGGCCTCAGCTTCTCCCACCGTTTCTGACGTCCTGATCGGACCATGCGCGCCGGCGGCGGGACCATATCCCGCCGCCGGCGCTGCCTTTTCGGGCCGGGCGGCAAGGCCGCCGATCCCTGTCCGACGCAGCCGGTCCTGCAACATGACGGCAACGGGCTCTGTTGCAAAGATTGGCGGCAGTCAGAGGTAGGCTGTCGCTCTGCGCCGATCAGGCGGCTGCTGCGAAATGGTGGTTGAGCATGCCCATGGCCTCCGTCAGCGCCGAGGGCCCAATGCCAAAAGCTCTCTCCACAAGGCGCACCTCGCCCCTGATGCCGGGCTGCAGGCACCAGGGGCGAGCCTGTCCTTTGCGCAGGGCTCGCATGACTTCGAATCCCTTGATCGTGGCATAGGCCGTGGGGATCGATTTGAAACCGCGCACCGGCTTGATCAGTATCTTGAGCTTTCCGTGATCGGCCTCGATCACGTTATTGAGATACTTCACCTGCCGGTGGGCCGTCTCCCGGTCCAGCTTTCCTTCGCGCTTCAATTCGGTGATCGCTGCACCATAGCTCGGCGCTTTGTCGGTATTGAGCGTGGCAGGCTTTTCCCAGTGCTTCAGGCCTCGCAGGGCCTTGCCCAGGAACCGCTTCGCTGCCTTGGCGCTGCGGGTCGGCGACAGGTAGAAATCGATCGTGTCGCCCCGCTTGTCGACTGCCCGGTACAGGTAGGTCCACTTGCCCCGCACCTTGACGTAGGTTTCATCCAGGCGCCAGCTCGGATCAAAGCCACGCCGCCAGAACCAGCGCAGCCGCTTCTCCATCTCCGGGGCGTAGCACTGGACCCAGCGATAGATCGTCGTATGGTCGACCGAAATGCCGCGTTCCGCCAGCATTTCCTCAAGGTCGCGATAGCTGATCGGATAGCGACAATACCAGCGCACCGCCCACAGGATCACATCACCCTGGAAATGGCGCCACTTGAAATCCGTCATCGTTCCGTCCGTCCAATCTCCGCCAAGCATGCTCAAGCTTCACGATTTTTGCAACAGAGCCTCGAACCGCGCATAATGCGCGTCCAGAATGGCGGCATTGCCCTCGATCCGCAGAGCGGGAGAGAGTTGCAGAAACATCTCGCCTTCGACGCCCTGGATCCGGGCGCGGCCGGCATTGGTCAGCGCCAGTCCGTTGCCCAGCACCTGCGACACCTGCAGCCGGTCATAATCGGTATGGAACGCGGCCAGGTTCAAGCGCAACCGCTTGTCGAACGTCAACGCCTTGACGCCGACCTCATAGCTGGTCGCCTTTTCCGGACTGGCGGTCAGGCCACTGAGGGAAGAGGCGATGTCGACATTATATGCCGCGCTCTTGAAACCCCTGGAAACGCGCGCATAGACATTGGCGTTGGACACGACCTCGTAGGAGAGGCTGGCGCTCGGCGACAGATCATTGTCCGTCGAATGCCCGTCGAAGGTCAATGCAGGAAAGCCCAGCAGCGGGAATATGCCCGAAACGTCATTCTGCACGAAATGGGCGCGCTTCTTCTCTCGCGTGTAGCGCAGGCCCGCCGACAGGGAGAGGCGGTCGCTCAATTGATAATC of the Sphingobium indicum B90A genome contains:
- a CDS encoding CoA-acylating methylmalonate-semialdehyde dehydrogenase, coding for MRSVHHFIHGQSAPQPGARLSDILNPATGAVQAQVELATAAHLQKAVDSALSAQPEWAATNPQRRARVMFRFKELIEQNMDELALLLSSEHGKVLADAKGDIQRGLEVVEFACGIPHLLKGEYTQGAGPGIDVYSMRQPLGIAAGITPFNFPAMIPLWMSAMAIACGNAFILKPSERDPSVPVRLAELAIQAGIPAGILNVVHGDKEMVDAILDHPAIKAVSFVGSSDIANYVYARGAQNGKRVQAMGGAKNHGIILPDADMDQAVADIVGAAYGSAGERCMALPVVVPVGEATADAFRAKLLDAIETLRPGIPTDPDAQYGPLVTGVHKARVESYIQMAADEGAEIVVDGRGFSLQGYEEGFYLAPTLIDRVTPEMKSYQDEIFGPVLQILRAQSFEEALSYPSKHQYGNGVAIFTRNGDYARKFAADVEVGMVGINVPIPVPVAYHSFGGWKRSGFGDLDQYGMDGVRFYTRTKKITQRWPDGGAVIDQSFVIPTMK
- a CDS encoding LysR family transcriptional regulator, giving the protein MLNSDELRLFLAVMREGNMLAAARRVGVDHSTVARRLTNMEATLGARLFDRSPRGVTPTPAAFALVSHAERIESELLAALSSVAGRDREVEGTVRLATPEAFASHLIAPRVAALRERHPRLTLELASESKAASLSRREAEIAVMLKPPPKGRFVTRKLADYRLGLYASKAYLEREGRPSLRADLSRHVFVSYIEELAGFAEMIALDQLLPGAAIVFRASSSAAQHAAVAAGMGLGVLHVFAAAEDERLVQIFPESMEVWRSYWLVMHADLQRLPRVRAAADFLDEVMRGVRERL
- a CDS encoding class I SAM-dependent methyltransferase gives rise to the protein MVEREAIVATLVEDRTALAFREFFRNPLAVGSAFPASHFLVDAMLGPVDWSRMERVIEYGPGTGIFTRALLDRLPGHARLLAIDTSQAFIGHLRGEMRDRRLVAVTGSADGVLEIMAAQGWYRADCILSGLPFSTLAPERAERLMEASACALRPEGKFLAYQMRRAVRPLLERRFEEVRAGFEWRNLPPCHLYWASGPG
- a CDS encoding 3'(2'),5'-bisphosphate nucleotidase CysQ, whose product is MSGPAKTMTDAELAAHLAEVAGRILVNVRESGLFGPAALGKAGDQTANQFLCRALRETRPEDGLLSEEEKDDEARLTKGRVWIVDPVDGTREYGEARADWAVHVGLAIDGVPAAGAVALPGLNGGTLLRSDRPVPVPPAPEKLRMVISRTRPAKEAVAVAERLDAELMPMGSAGAKAMAVILGQADIYLHSGGQYEWDSLAPVAVAQAHGLHCSRIDGAPLIYNQRDVYLPDLLICRKDHADKVLHLIADLT
- the cysN gene encoding sulfate adenylyltransferase subunit CysN, whose translation is MTDTLTKTDDPIYKTDALIAEDIDRYLEVHQHKTMLRFITCGSVDDGKSTLIGRLLYDSKMIFEDQLAALEADSRRVGTQGQEIDFALLVDGLAAEREQGITIDVAYRFFATEKRKFIVADTPGHEQYTRNMVTGASTADLAVILIDARKGVLTQTRRHSYLAHLIGIRNIVLAVNKMDLVDYDQAVYDGIVKDYAEFANGIGIKAFTPIPISGFRGDNITGLSANTPWYKGPALMEHLETVEVDQVSDREKPFRMAVQWVNRPNLDFRGFSGQIATGTVRVGDPIRVLPSGKTSTVSRIVMLDGDLEQAVAGQSITLCFADEVDCSRGDVIAASDNPPQSADQFEATIVWMADEDMLPGRPYWLKIGTQTVTATVQQPKYQVNVNTMEHLAAKTLELNAIGVANLSTDRQIVFEPYAQNRALGGFILIDKISNATVAAGMLHFSLRRAQNVHWQATDVSRDFHAALKNQKPAVLWFTGLSGAGKSTIANLVEKKLARMNRHTFLLDGDNVRHGLNKDLGFTDADRVENIRRVGEVAKLMTDAGLIVITAFISPFRAEREMVRQMMQPGEFIEVHIDTPLADAEARDVKGLYKKARSGELKNFTGIDSPYEAPEDPEIRIDTTAMTAEQAAEAIVARIIP
- the cysD gene encoding sulfate adenylyltransferase subunit CysD — protein: MIDSKRLTHLERLEAESIHILREVVAEAEKPVMLYSVGKDSAVMLHLARKAFYPSPPPFPLLHVDTTWKFRAMYDLRDRMARESGMELLVYRNPEAQERGINPFDHGPLHTDMWKTEGLKQALNLYGFDAAFGGARRDEEKSRAKERIFSFRTASHGWDPKNQRPELWNLYNARKNKGESIRVFPISNWTELDIWQYIHLNDVPIVPLYFAEERPTVERDGMLLMVDDERFPLKPGEEPVMRSIRFRTLGCYPLTGAVESAAKTLPEVIQETLLTTTSERQGRAIDKDAGGAGMEKKKQEGYF